ATGAAAAGGCCGTTTCCTTCACTTCAAAGAAAACGGCCTTTTTGACTACCTGACTCCAATGAATGTAGGAGAACCTAATGTTCATTGCATAATAATCAAGCTGGTATCATATCGATAGCGTGGATCATCTACGCAACGTTGTTATGATGATAAGTGGTGAAAAGATGGTTCCCCCTGTTGATGTTCGTAGAATTAGCGTTTTAAGTTCATTCTACTATAGCTAAACAAGTACTTCATACTTAAATTTAAGATGTGAAGGTGATGCAAGTGTCAGGTAAGAAAGAGTTATCTAGTTCACAACACTTGGCTATTGAGCATATTACACAGTACGCCAGAATCCGAAAACACGAGGCTCAAAAGTCAATTAAGGAAGTTCTTCAGATGTCAAATATCTCTTGGAATACATTTGAAGATGCCGTCGCTAAGCTGTTGTCGCACGCGAGGGTAGCGCTGCATTTTCATCCTGATCGGCCAATGGCGGACATGAAAAGTGTAGCTCAGTCATTGCTTGAGCAGGGAATCTATAAGAGTCAGTTCGAAACTCACATTTCCAATGGTAGCGTATCGGCTTATCCAGGTGGCGCACGGGATCTTTGGGAGAAAAAGATGTTTGGAGGTGCTTATCAGTTGGATGGCGTGACCAATAATCAGCGCCCAAAGTACGGGGCACTACATGTAATGTTACACCCGGATGGACCGGCTCCACGGTTTGGATCATGCTACTTCCTTCTCTCACCAAAGGTCTCCTATCGCTGCACGTACACTTATTTGGATTCGTATCAAGATCCGAAGGAAAAGGGTACCTATGCGGAGTTTGATGACATTTTAGCAGCGATTTTTAAAGATGCATTTTTTCAAGATTATGCGATCGGTGAAAAAGATCTGACACCACGGAAATTGATCGATCATCTCTTGTATAATCTTGAATGGCCATTCAAGGATTCTTCAAAGTGTGAGCCCAGTCGAAACCTTAACCACTATATCGAGGCCCAGGTTCATGGTGATATTGCCTTAAAAGATGACGTAGAAGTGCTTGTTGCGGATCCTTCGTTCAAAGGAACGTACATAGGAGGATTTTTAGAGAAAATGTGCGTAAAGTATTCTATCGAACTTTATTGGCATATGGGATTTTCTATGCGAGTGGAAGAAATACCCGAGGATTTTAGGGGGCCAACCATGCCCTCCTTAGCCCAGCGGATAGCACGGAATAATTATATCGACGCCAGTGTGATCGGGGTTGCCGCCAACGATTTGAAACGTAATCCAGAACTATGGAGCGACAGAGGGGGCTATGAAAAGGTACTTCAAGAATTAAAATACATGTGGCATGTCTTAGTTCGATTTGGTAACTCGTTTGCACGGGAATGAAGGACTTATCTTTGAGCTATTGAGCTTGTACTGTCACTTTATAAAAACCTCTCCGGCTGGAGTTTTTTTATTTTTTATCCATACGCGCAACTTTTCGCAGGGATATAGTTTTTACGCCGTTAGATACATTTAGCATATCTAACGGCTATCAGCGAGAAAAAGAACTCTTTTTTTGTTCTTAACACCATCTTCTGAAAGATGCAGAGCAAAGTGCCTTATATCCTCATAGCTAAAGCAAGGGATTTTACGGCACGGTTGATAAATAGAGACTATTTTTTGAATATAAGCTGGGCATAGTTATATAGTAAAGCAGCCGCTTCCTGACGAAGTAGTGGTTCCTTTGCCTTGTAATCAATGAGGTTTTTGGAGGAAATAACTTCAGGACCATATAGACCTTTGGATACTACATACTGAACGGCTTGATTAGCCCAAGGATCGACGGAGCCTTTAAGGCTAGCATTTGCAGGCTGAGCATTGAGTAATGATTTGGACACTTCAAAAATAATCACAGCTGCCTCCTGTCTTGTAATGGGGCGATTGGGTTCAAATGTAGTAGTCGTGGTTCCTTTTAAAGCATCTGCCTCTACAAGAGCTTGAATTTCTTTTCCGTATGGACTATTTTTGGAGTCTGTAAATGCTACAGGATTCGTAGAGGTATGAACCCCAATAAGTCGTATGAAATCACTTGCAAACTCAGCTCTTGTAATGGGGGCTAAGGGACGGAAGGCATGATTCGAATCTCCTTGTAGCACTCCAAAGTCTTGAACACCATAGATATATGTGGCATATGGATGTGAGTCAGAAACATCAGAAAAATGTTTAGAAGGAGAAATTTTTTGAGCCATACTGACCGTATTATGATATTGTAAATAGCCAATGTTACCATCATCGGATTTCTTAAAGGCTAAAAAAGCGCCTTTTTCATCCTTGAACAGCAATGGATCGATTTGGCGCAAGATATTTTTACCCATCGGATCTTCTGCTATGAGCTGTCCCTGTGAAGTTGCTGTAATTTTTGTTATCCATGGATTTATTCGTAAATCCCGATAAGTACCTTCAAAGCGTTTCAATTGCTGGGGGGACGATGTCATATAGGATTGTTCTATCTTTGGTAGAGGATAATACCGATTCATGAATGCTCTAAATAACTCCTCACGAAACTCTTTATCTTTATTAACAACAATAAAGCCACCAACTTTATGCTCTGGCAACAGCCACATCCAAGAGTGGAAACCAGGTATATCTCCACCTTTACCAATCACAAACTGCTTGTTGTGACTCGAATGGTAGTATGTTTCAAAACCGTAAGCCATATTAGGAATCTTCGGATGGACAGAATAGTGAATAGTATGCATCTTTTCAGCCGTATCCTGCTTCAGGATAGTCTTACCTTCAAACGAGCCTTTATTGAGGTGAGCCATCATAAATTGGGCCATGTCATAACCAGTTGAAACCATTCCTCCTTCAGGTAGTTCAATTGGATTGGACAGAAAAATAGGAAAGGGCTGGTTGCTAGCATTGTATCCAGTGGCTAAATTAGCTTTTAATTTCGGTGTAAGTAAGAAACTGCTATTTTCCATTTTCAAAGGTTTATAAATATGTTCTGTTATGTAGCGATTGAAGGATTTTCCAGACAGCTTCTCCAAAATATACCCTTGAAGAGTAAAGCCAAAGTTATCGTAGCGAAATACTTCGCCTGGTTTACGGACAACGCTAGGCATGTTCTCTTTAACATATTTCTCTAAAGAAATGGGTTGAATACTACGGTTATGAATAGATTCCAATCTATCTGTAAAGTCAAAACCTGTTGTGTTGGTTAATAAATGCTTCATTGTTAATTTATATTTTGTTTTATTGTTTATCTTTATGTCCTCAAGGTAGTTCTGTATATCTTCATCAAGGTTGAGCTTTCCTTGTTCTACTAGCTGCATAATTCCTGTTGACGTAAATACCTTAGAAATAGAAGCTAGCGGAAAAACAGTATGATTTGGATTAACCGCGATTTTTTTCTCTAAATCGGAGTAACCGTACCCTTTATTTAGCAATATCTTGCCATCTCGGACAACAACAAAAACTGCCCCCGCCATCTGATCTTTAATATGTGATTGATTAAAAAATTGATCTGCAAAATTTTCTACTTCTTTAGGATCGGTAGGGCCCAAGGGTACTCCTTTTACAAGTGAACTATAGGTATAAGCTGTAGGGAAAATAATGGATACAAACAGAATTACGACAAACATACATATACTGCATGTCTTTCTATACCCTCTAAACATAATGCATCTCTCCATTCTATAAGTGTATTAGATGCATATGAATTCAACTTGCCCAAAAGTACGAGAATCGCCTAGTATCGGAATAATAATGGATGTCTCGCTTGCTTGGATCATCCTATGTACTCCTTTTTATATAAAAATTTCAGCAAAGGATACAAAGACAAACGCAATTTAGCATTGTCATGTAAAAGAACTTTTTCTCTAGTAAGGGAAAAAGTCCTTTTACATAGCATAGTGCTAAGAGAAATATTACCTTGGTTCTAGCACATGCATAAATGGCTCATCAAACATGGGGAGCAACAGCTCACGAGTGGCTGTATGGCGTAATCCACAAAGAATGATCCGAATCTCTCTTAGCATATTTTCAACAGGAATAATTTCACCTGTGTGATTTTTATATATTGTCCCCTCTGCAGAATGATTGTTCAAATGATGAGCATGTCGTTTAGCGACGATCAGTAATCGATCCAAAATATCTGGGATGGCATCTGTGAGGGGAGCTTCCATTTCAATATACCCGCGAATCTCAGCCAGCCGAGCATATGCTTCTCGCCATCTCCATAATTGTTTTTTCTGTTCTCGATGGTGTGGATTTGGTTCTGGTAACGTTGTTTTGGACACCCGAGCTACTGAAGTAGTACATGTGTCTGGATGTAGAATTTCTTGTACTTTTGTAAACCCATACAAATCAGGAGCCATTAATTCAATTACTTCTCGATAGGCTGCGATATGATTATAGGCTCCACTCCGAATTGTCCATAGACAATGCTGCTTGGTATTTTCTATATGCGGTTGACAAGGAGGTATGATAGAGAACATCTTCTCCTCTGTGAGTGGATGATTAGCTACAATCAGCTGGCTAGCTGAGTTTGAGTGATGTGGTGTGTGATTATTTTCTGTTCCTACTTGCATGTAAGCCTTGGTGAACCATTGCAAAGAGCGAGCAGATACTGTGGAAATGTCTCCACGTATGACGCTAAGACTATATTCTCTGAATTCAGGGGAGTTAGATCCATTAAACCCATCATGAATCACATGCAGGTTATCTCTTACAGAAACAAGCTCGGAAAGAACGGTTTCTTCAAGAGTAACAATACCTTCTTCCACGTAGGAACGATAATTGTTCGCTCCATTTTCATCGGCTAAGACATGTGAATAAAGGTTATAACACAACAGAATGTGAGCCATTTCATGAAAATAGCTTTGATAAGGAAAATTGACGTAGTCCGTTTGGAGAAAATATTGATGATTCTGATAAATCAGTCCATACTCAGGACGGAAAAGAGAAAGATGGGAGTTGGCTTTATCTGCGATGTACAGAGTAAGTCCCTCGTTGTAACTAGTAATCCAAATAGCTTGATAAGTAGGGCTTAGCAACAGTGCAATCGAATGGTTAGTAATACGACCAGGAAGATTAAAAAAATCACTCTGAAAATGAGGATAGAAAGACAGCCAAGTCATCCCCAAAGCGAGTGCTTTGTATAATTCAAATTCACTTTCTTTAGCACAATCAACAGTGAATTGGTGTAGGGAAGTTAAACATCGCATAAAAGAATGTGAATCATATGTATAATTTTCAACAAATTGTTTATAGGTAGCTTCGAAATCAGCAGGTTCTATCGTCAAAAAAACTTGTAAGCCATCAATCCACAGGTCCCCACCAATAGAGGAATTCATCCATGCTTCATGATCCTGAGTAAGAGAACGAATCTCTTGATATTTTTCAAATAGTTGGCTGTATTGCACGAAATGACCTCCTTTTTATTTTTCGATAGATTAGGAACTAATTCCACAAAGAAGAGCACTCTAAGTAGGTGTGCCTATCTAACAGAGTACGATTTCTTACAAACTATTTTGGGTTATAGATAAATGAGAAAAGTGACAGCTTTTCATTTTTGAATAGCAGTAGAAATGATAGTTTACTTTTCTACTTTTTTGTGGGTAAATCTCCTTTCTTAGATAATATATAACAAACATTACAAATATAAAGTAAATTAGTGTTTGTTTATGTAGTATATGGTAATATTTGGTTACAGTCAATAGATTTTATATACAAAAATTCATTGCTATTTTTTTAAAACCTTCTCATTCCAATTTGCAGACGGGAAGGGTATTACGTATTCCAGAATTTGAAAACAATATATTATGTTTTTAGATGTTCTGCTAAACTTGTAGTAGTGCTTTTTGGTAATTTTTATAAAAAACTTTGGAAGTGTCTCCCTCGTTTTTAGGCTCGACTACGTTTTCCTTCTCATTAGGAAGTAGCCGATGGAAAACGTTTGTCACAGTATTATTGCAAGGAAAGGTGATTCTAGATGTCCAATCGAGAAGAAGATTCTATCCAAAGAAATGAAACGAACAAGCAGAATACGGAAGAAATTGTAGTAGTAGGGATTGGTGCATCTGCTGGGGGATTAGAAGCGTTACAGGAATTTTTTGAGCATGTACCAGAGACGACAAACATGGCATTTGTTATTGTCCAACATTTATCGCCACATTATAAAAGCTTTATGGCTGAACTGTTGGAAAAACATACATCACTTAGGATAAAGCAAGTGACTGACGGCATGCAAATTGAGCCCGACTCAATCTATTTACATCCACCTAAGAGATATATACAACTCATTAATGGTCATTTTTCTTTAACTACGTATCCTGAAGTATCAGGGATCCATTTACCTATAGATGCATTTTTGGCATCCTTGGCTACTGAGAAAAAACAACGTGCTATCGCCATTATTCTCTCGGGAACAGGGACAGATGGGTCCAATGGAATAAAGGCCATCCATGCATATGGAGGAATGGTTATGGCACAAGATTGCGATTCGGCCAAGTTTGATGGGATGCCAAGAAGCGCCCTATCTACGGGAGTAGTAGATTTTATTTGTGCGCCATTTCAACTAGGAGAGCTTTTAGTACATTATGTAAAACGCTATGTGCTTGGTGAAATGGAAGAGGTACAAAATAATGCGGAAGATCAGGTAACAGAAATACTCACCCTACTTACAAGGTACAACGGAATAGATTTTACTGGATATAAACGTGATGGTATCATCCGGAGAATTGAACGACGAATGAAAATAAATAACAAGGAATCTTTGGAAGAGTACCTTCAGTTTTTAGAGGAAACACAAGAGGAGCAAGGAGCTCTACAAAAAGATATGCTTATTAATGTCACCCATTTTTTTCGAGATCAAGAAGCGTTTCACATTGTAAAAACAAATGTAATACCAAATATTATCGAAAATAAACAAGCAAATGGTGAACAACATGTACGTATTTGGGTAGCCGGATGTTCCACAGGAGAAGAAGCTTATTCTCTTGCTATGCTGTTTGATGAATATTTATGTAAAAAGGAAATCACACTTGATGTGCGAATTTTTGCTACCGATTTAGATAAAGAAGTCATAAACTATGCTGCTCAGGGTATTTACCCAGCATCAATTGAAAAGGATATTTCCAAAGATTTGTTAGATAGGTATTTTAAGAAACAGGGTGATGTATATCAAATTATTAAAAATATCCGTAGAATGATCGTTTTTGCCCCACATAATATCATAAAAGATCCACCGTTTGTCAATATGGATTTTATCACATGCCGAAACATGATGATTTATTTTCAACCAGACGTGCAGAAAAGGGTACTGAGCTTGTTTCATTTTTCTTTGCATCCCAAGGGATATTTATTTTTAGGACCAAGTGAGAGTATAGGTAAGCTAGCGAATTTGTATGTTCCACTCAATCGCAAATGGAATATTTTCACCATTCGGAAATCGAATCAGATCATTCCCAACCATTCTATACGTATTGATAAAGAAAGTGGACGTCCAATCCTCCAGACCAACCCGATGAAAATAGGGGAAAGAGAAATGATTTCTGGAACCAGTAAGATGGACGATATATATGCAACAATCATAGAGGAGTATTTACCAGCATGTGTTATTGTCGACCGAAACTATGACATCGTTCATACTTCAGGTTCTGTCAATAAGTATCTAACCTTACCACGTGGCAAAATTACACTCAATATTTTTAAGTTAGTTTCTCCAACCCTATCAGTAGCCATTGGATCGGCTATGCATAAAGTCAGGAAGGAAAATAAAGAGATTACTTTTACCAATGTCAAAGTAAAGGGGGAGGATGACGTTTCTGAGCTAATAACACTTAGCATTACCAATTTTGCTCCACATAAATATAGCGGGCAATATATGATGATTACATTTAGGGATGAAGCAAAACCTGTCATACACCCAGAAGATACGCAGCAAAATTTTAATGCCCAAAGTACGACAACACAACGAATCCGTGAGCTGGAGCAAGAATTACAATATGCGCAGGAAAGTCTACATGCAACCATCGAAGAACTAGAAACCTCGAATGAAGAACTACAATCTACTAATGAAGAATTAATTGCTGCAAATGAGGAACTCCAATCCACTAACGAAGAACTCCAATCTATTAACGAAGAATTAATTACAGTCAATGCTGAACATCAAGCAAAAATCCAAGAATTACTAGACTTAAATAATGACATAGATAATTTCCTGTTAAGCACGAAAATCGGGACGATATTTTTGGACAGAGATATGTGCGTACGCCGATTTACACCAGCGGTAACCACCCTTATTAATCTAATGGATATGGATATTAATCGTCCGATTAGTCATATTACCCATCAATTGAAATATAACAATTTGGTAGAAGATGCAGAGCACGTCTTACATAGCATAATGCCGTTGGAAAAAGAAATTCAAAGCCTGAATGGACAATGGTATAGCATGGAGATTTTGCCCTATCGGACACAGGATAATTTTATTAAGGGTGTAGTCATTACGTTTGTAGATATTACGGAACTGAAAATGGCAAACAAAGAGCTACAGAAACTTTCATACGCTATTCATCAAATACCCAATAGCATTATCATTACAGGTCTTGACGGTAAAATTCAGTATATAAATCCTTCTTTTACAGAAAAGACAGGCTACACAGGAGAAGAAGTGATCGGTCAAAAGCTTAATCTTATTGAAGATCACGAGGATTATGAAGGGAATATTCAAGAGGAAATAATTCAAACCCTAGCCAAGGGGAGGAATTGGTATGGTGAATTGCAAAGCAAACGCAAAAACGATGAGGCCTTTTGGGAACGAACGGCATTCTTACCAATTAAAAATGAGGAAGGGGAAACCATTCATTTCCTTAAAATTGGAGAGGATATTACCCAACAGAAAAAAGCAGAAGAGATGTTGCGTAAATCTGAAATGTTATCTGCTGTTGGTCAACTAGCTGCGGGAATTGCTCATGAGATACGAAATCCATTAACAGCATTAAAGGGATTCATACAGTTAATGATGGCAGATGGGCAGGGAAACGAGAAGTATTTTCAGATTATGATGGGCGAGTTTGATCGTATTGAGTTAATTATTACAGAATTACTGTTATTATCTAAACCACATGCCCTTAGCTTCCAGACAGAGGATATTGGAATTATTCTCAATGATGTATTAATGCTAATCGAAACTCATGCATTAATGAACCAAGTAAATATGATCCCAGTAATTCCAACGCCTTTACCTAAGATTCATTGTGTGGAAAATCAACTAAAACAAGTATTGATTAACGTGCTGAAAAATGCCATCGAATCTATGCCAGCTGGTGGCAGTGTTGACGTACATGTTCGTAAAAAGGCAGGAGGAAAAATTGCTATAGAGATTACAGATCAAGGCAAGGGAATTCCTCAGGATAAATTAGCAAGAGTAGGTGAGCCATTCTTTACCACTAAAGAAAAAGGAACGGGATTGGGATTAATGGTTAGCTACAAAATTATTGAAAACCATAATGGTGAAATACAGATTGAAAGCGAGCTAGGTAAGGGAACGACAGTCCGGATTATTTTGCCAACTGTTTCCATATAAAAAGTTCAGTGTAACCTCCTTTTTTTCGTGACATCCCGAAAAAAAGGGGGTTGATTACATTCAGGATGTTTTTATATCTCCTCGATAATTAGTGGTTGGGGTAGGGAGTATTTGAAAAAAGTGTGGAAATTGTTGGTTGAAAAATAAGGGACTTGAATGTAGGATAATAAATTGTGAGGCGAAGTAAAATAATGGTATAAATGAGAAAGAATGAGTTTGGATAAAAATCACGAAAGGAGAAAGAACATGCAGAAAAAAGGGAGATATTCAGGAGTGTTGCTACTTATAGGCTGCTTACTACTGGCTGGTGTTAGCATGGGAGGAATTACTACAGAAGCAAGCAGATTTCAATCAAGTACATTCGTAGACAAGCAAACAAACGAATCTGTAAGAAAGCAAGTACTCGATCAACAGACTTCTGGTGAAGAAATTCCAACTAGAGTGTCTAAACAAACCTTTCCTTTCTATGTGGCCATGCAGAATGAACAAACGGTCTTGTTATGGGATGCATCCAAGCAAGATAGTCAGCTGATACCTGTAGCGACAGATGGCAAGGTTCAGATTATAGATTGGTCAGCTAACAAAGAGTGGATTGCCTATTTACGTAGTCCTGATAGAAAAAGCTACTCAGGTCCGTGGTATTTATGGATATCGAAGGCGGATGGGAGCAAGAAATATCAAGTAGACTCAAGAGAAATTACGGGTACTCCCAAATGGTCACCTACAGAAAATATGTTGGTTTATCAGACAAGAGAAGGTTCACGAGAAGAAGGCATAGTCGTTCGAATTACTCCAAATGGCATAGAGAGAATACAGACTATTTTTCAACAGAATGAGGTAAATGAAGTATCTGATTACTCATGGTATCCAGACGGAAAAAGTCTTGCAGTATCCTTCCCACAAACTCAAATTGAAAATTTGCATATTAATCAAGTTTTCTTAGATGGTACCTCACGAACGCTATACCGCCAAATGACCTCTACTATTACTGAAGGAATCTATGCTCGTGATGCTACCGGACTAGTATGGTCGCCAAATGGGGCCTATCTTGCCTATTTCGAAAAACCTAATTCCGGTTCGATATCAGCAGATGGAGTACCCATTAAAGTGTTACAAATTCACTCACAAAAAATTTTTCAAATAGGTGTGGGGTTAGCTTATCCAGAGTGGCTGACCTGGTCCAAGGATAGTACTCGACTTGCCTTTATAAATGGGGGAGATCGCATGGCCACCTATGGAAAAAATTTAAGAATATGGGAGGTGCTAAATAAACAGGTATATAACAAAGGTCAAACGGATAAAGTGGATTCCTTGCCCACTTTTGGTTCAAAAGAAGATGCTCCACTTCTATTTTTACGTGGACAGGAAGCTCCGTGGCCAACCGAAATGGAAAATCACCCCTTAGTGCCGGGTCAACGTATCTGGCAGCTAAATCAGGCAGATCAAGCAAAACCTATCACCACTGGTTCATCAGCAACAGCGGACAGTTCTTATTCTTTGGCACCAACAGGTCGTCAAGTAGCATATGTTCGCTTGCAAACTCCTACTACTGGTTCGTTATTTGTAAAAGATTTACGTACGGGTAAAGAGCATGAGCTTCTTAAAGGTGTAACACTTTCCAGTGGTTATTATGGAAGTTACCTACCAAGCTGGATACAGATTGCCTGGAAAAGGTAGGTTTAGAAAAAACGGAAGAGCTTGACAACCTGGGGCATTGCTTCAGGCTTTTTTATGCTTAAACCAGATAGAACGGTACTAGTAACAAAGAAGGGGAAAAGCCTATTAACATTTTTAAATCATAGTCACTCCGACCCTTTTATATTGAGACAAGATGGGGTATTGTGGAAAGCAGGATGGATGGAGAAAAAATGAAGGTTACGACAGAAGGAGAAGTTGCAATGAATGACGTTTCAGAAATGATGAATTCGCTCATCCTCTCTTTTCTTGTCGGGATGGGGGTAACCCTACTCATTGTGGGGACCGCCGGACTGTTACGCAAACAGGGGAAATTAGACATCGAGAAAAGAACTATTTGGAAAAAAGCGAATCGTAGCCAAACGTTTTGGGAAACAAATAGTGATGCTTGCCTACTTCTTAACACAAATAGAGAGATTTTAGAAGTAAATCCTGCCTGGAGAAAACTGATAGAGCATGAAGATTCTACAGAAGCTGGATGTTCAAGCATAGCATTTATGGACTATGTAGGCCAAGAAGAAGTACCAGCTATACGAAAGCATTTACACCGAATGTTCCAAGGTGAAACCCTGAATGCTAATGTTACATTAGTTAAAAAGAGCCATCTTTCCTTACACGTCAATGTAACATTTCTGCCGTTGATCAGGCGAAAACGCGTCTTAGGAGGTCTTCTAATGATACGTGATTATACTGATCAAAAGAATGTGGAGGAGCAGCTTTACCATATGGCATATTACGATGCCATAACCGACTTACCTAATCGACGTTTGCTAGAAGTGAGATTTCAAAAAGCACTGCAAACGATGAGTAATCCAGAACAAATAGATAAACTAGCTGTACTATTTTTAGATATAGATAGCCTTCAAGGAATTAATCATTCTCTAGGTCACCAATTTGGTGATTTGGCACTTATCACGGTCGCTAACCGTTTAAAAGCGTGTGTACGTGAATGCGATACCGTATCGCGGTTAGATGGAGATGAATTTATTTTATTACTACCTAGCATTATGCAAGATGAGCTTTACCTTATCTCAGATAAAATTATTCAAGCCATTGAACAGCCTTGTTTAATTAAAGGGCATAAAGTGCATGTAACAGCGAGTATTGGAATTGCTCTTTACCCAGATGATGGGCAAGATGTACAAGCTCTTATTAAACAAGCTGATACTGCAATGTTCCACGCAAAAAGCCGAAATGGCAGCCATTATAAACTTTTTTCTCCCATAATGAATGATATAGATTTTGAACGGCTACATGTAGAAAGCGAATTACAACGAGCGTTGGAAAATCGCGAATTACGGTTATATTATCAACCAAAGGTCTCTTTAGAGACACAACGAATTGTAGCCATGGAGGCCTTGATACGTTGGGAACATCCTTTTAAGGGACTTATTTTACTAGATGAATTTCTACCATTAGCTGAACAGACAGGCCTTATTATACCTATCGGTGAATGGGTATTACGTACTGCTTGCACACAGGCAGTAGAATGGCACCAACAGGGATATCCTCCAGTACGAATTTCAATTAATCTTGCGAATCGTCAAATTTGGAAACATAATTTTATTGATATGGTAGCTACAATTTTAAAAGAGACAGGTCTACAGGCAGAATATCTGGAGCTCG
This is a stretch of genomic DNA from Brevibacillus laterosporus DSM 25. It encodes these proteins:
- a CDS encoding CheR family methyltransferase, with the protein product MSNREEDSIQRNETNKQNTEEIVVVGIGASAGGLEALQEFFEHVPETTNMAFVIVQHLSPHYKSFMAELLEKHTSLRIKQVTDGMQIEPDSIYLHPPKRYIQLINGHFSLTTYPEVSGIHLPIDAFLASLATEKKQRAIAIILSGTGTDGSNGIKAIHAYGGMVMAQDCDSAKFDGMPRSALSTGVVDFICAPFQLGELLVHYVKRYVLGEMEEVQNNAEDQVTEILTLLTRYNGIDFTGYKRDGIIRRIERRMKINNKESLEEYLQFLEETQEEQGALQKDMLINVTHFFRDQEAFHIVKTNVIPNIIENKQANGEQHVRIWVAGCSTGEEAYSLAMLFDEYLCKKEITLDVRIFATDLDKEVINYAAQGIYPASIEKDISKDLLDRYFKKQGDVYQIIKNIRRMIVFAPHNIIKDPPFVNMDFITCRNMMIYFQPDVQKRVLSLFHFSLHPKGYLFLGPSESIGKLANLYVPLNRKWNIFTIRKSNQIIPNHSIRIDKESGRPILQTNPMKIGEREMISGTSKMDDIYATIIEEYLPACVIVDRNYDIVHTSGSVNKYLTLPRGKITLNIFKLVSPTLSVAIGSAMHKVRKENKEITFTNVKVKGEDDVSELITLSITNFAPHKYSGQYMMITFRDEAKPVIHPEDTQQNFNAQSTTTQRIRELEQELQYAQESLHATIEELETSNEELQSTNEELIAANEELQSTNEELQSINEELITVNAEHQAKIQELLDLNNDIDNFLLSTKIGTIFLDRDMCVRRFTPAVTTLINLMDMDINRPISHITHQLKYNNLVEDAEHVLHSIMPLEKEIQSLNGQWYSMEILPYRTQDNFIKGVVITFVDITELKMANKELQKLSYAIHQIPNSIIITGLDGKIQYINPSFTEKTGYTGEEVIGQKLNLIEDHEDYEGNIQEEIIQTLAKGRNWYGELQSKRKNDEAFWERTAFLPIKNEEGETIHFLKIGEDITQQKKAEEMLRKSEMLSAVGQLAAGIAHEIRNPLTALKGFIQLMMADGQGNEKYFQIMMGEFDRIELIITELLLLSKPHALSFQTEDIGIILNDVLMLIETHALMNQVNMIPVIPTPLPKIHCVENQLKQVLINVLKNAIESMPAGGSVDVHVRKKAGGKIAIEITDQGKGIPQDKLARVGEPFFTTKEKGTGLGLMVSYKIIENHNGEIQIESELGKGTTVRIILPTVSI
- a CDS encoding beta-lactamase family protein, coding for MFVVILFVSIIFPTAYTYSSLVKGVPLGPTDPKEVENFADQFFNQSHIKDQMAGAVFVVVRDGKILLNKGYGYSDLEKKIAVNPNHTVFPLASISKVFTSTGIMQLVEQGKLNLDEDIQNYLEDIKINNKTKYKLTMKHLLTNTTGFDFTDRLESIHNRSIQPISLEKYVKENMPSVVRKPGEVFRYDNFGFTLQGYILEKLSGKSFNRYITEHIYKPLKMENSSFLLTPKLKANLATGYNASNQPFPIFLSNPIELPEGGMVSTGYDMAQFMMAHLNKGSFEGKTILKQDTAEKMHTIHYSVHPKIPNMAYGFETYYHSSHNKQFVIGKGGDIPGFHSWMWLLPEHKVGGFIVVNKDKEFREELFRAFMNRYYPLPKIEQSYMTSSPQQLKRFEGTYRDLRINPWITKITATSQGQLIAEDPMGKNILRQIDPLLFKDEKGAFLAFKKSDDGNIGYLQYHNTVSMAQKISPSKHFSDVSDSHPYATYIYGVQDFGVLQGDSNHAFRPLAPITRAEFASDFIRLIGVHTSTNPVAFTDSKNSPYGKEIQALVEADALKGTTTTTFEPNRPITRQEAAVIIFEVSKSLLNAQPANASLKGSVDPWANQAVQYVVSKGLYGPEVISSKNLIDYKAKEPLLRQEAAALLYNYAQLIFKK
- a CDS encoding DUF3626 domain-containing protein encodes the protein MQVSGKKELSSSQHLAIEHITQYARIRKHEAQKSIKEVLQMSNISWNTFEDAVAKLLSHARVALHFHPDRPMADMKSVAQSLLEQGIYKSQFETHISNGSVSAYPGGARDLWEKKMFGGAYQLDGVTNNQRPKYGALHVMLHPDGPAPRFGSCYFLLSPKVSYRCTYTYLDSYQDPKEKGTYAEFDDILAAIFKDAFFQDYAIGEKDLTPRKLIDHLLYNLEWPFKDSSKCEPSRNLNHYIEAQVHGDIALKDDVEVLVADPSFKGTYIGGFLEKMCVKYSIELYWHMGFSMRVEEIPEDFRGPTMPSLAQRIARNNYIDASVIGVAANDLKRNPELWSDRGGYEKVLQELKYMWHVLVRFGNSFARE
- a CDS encoding putative bifunctional diguanylate cyclase/phosphodiesterase, translated to MNDVSEMMNSLILSFLVGMGVTLLIVGTAGLLRKQGKLDIEKRTIWKKANRSQTFWETNSDACLLLNTNREILEVNPAWRKLIEHEDSTEAGCSSIAFMDYVGQEEVPAIRKHLHRMFQGETLNANVTLVKKSHLSLHVNVTFLPLIRRKRVLGGLLMIRDYTDQKNVEEQLYHMAYYDAITDLPNRRLLEVRFQKALQTMSNPEQIDKLAVLFLDIDSLQGINHSLGHQFGDLALITVANRLKACVRECDTVSRLDGDEFILLLPSIMQDELYLISDKIIQAIEQPCLIKGHKVHVTASIGIALYPDDGQDVQALIKQADTAMFHAKSRNGSHYKLFSPIMNDIDFERLHVESELQRALENRELRLYYQPKVSLETQRIVAMEALIRWEHPFKGLILLDEFLPLAEQTGLIIPIGEWVLRTACTQAVEWHQQGYPPVRISINLANRQIWKHNFIDMVATILKETGLQAEYLELELTENMLLNNKRGYELVYQLKELGVQVSLEQFGSDLHSLRHLIELPIDRINIDRRFIYELPYEDKNQAVVLSVIALAQKLDWTILAKGVETQEELDYLSKHRCDEYQGYLFQKPVSSDKVKALLRQNLVLLNRMNER